A window from Citrus sinensis cultivar Valencia sweet orange chromosome 5, DVS_A1.0, whole genome shotgun sequence encodes these proteins:
- the LOC102616051 gene encoding cytosolic sulfotransferase 15-like, whose product MPSSTITTITHFTRTQIADEEEKHLSSECKDVLLSLPKERGWRTAFLYKFQGYWCQAKEIQAIMAFQKHFKAKDTDIILASIPKSGTTWMKALSFAIINRKNFPIISDHHGHHHPLLTSNPHDLVPFLEYKLYANNQIPELSQIADEPRVFATHIPFASLNLLPSMNNIKIVYICRNPFDTFISSWHFLNKLRSQGLPEISLEEAFKMYCDGVIGFGPFWEHMLGYWNESLKRPNNVLFLKYDDMKQDIVSNLKKLASFLGFPFSPEEEKQGVIQDIAKLCSFEEMKKLDVNKNGKSIKDIENKYLFRKGEVGDWVNYLSPSMVKQLSLIMEEKLDASGLSFKVASQLGK is encoded by the coding sequence ATGCCAAGCTCTACTATCACCACCATCACCCACTTCACAAGAACCCAAATAgcagatgaagaagaaaagcactTAAGCAGTGAGTGCAAGGATGTGCTTCTTTCACTTCCTAAAGAAAGAGGTTGGCGAACGGCTTTTCTTTATAAGTTCCAGGGGTATTGGTGCCAGGCAAAGGAGATTCAAGCCATAATGGCTTTCCAAAAGCACTTCAAAGCAAAAGACACTGATATCATTTTAGCCAGCATACCAAAATCAGGCACCACTTGGATGAAAGCATTGTCTTTTGCAATAATCAATCGCAAGAATTTCCCCATAATTAGTGATCATCATGGTCATCATCACCCCCTGCTTACTTCAAATCCTCATGATCTTGTTCCTTTTCTTGAATACAAGCTCTATGCAAATAACCAAATTCCTGAGCTTTCTCAAATTGCTGATGAGCCTAGAGTTTTTGCCACCCATATTCCATTTGCTTCCTTAAATTTGCTTCCTTCAATGAACAACATTAAGATTGTTTATATTTGCAGAAACCCTTTTGATACTTTCATCTCTTCATGGCATTTTCTTAACAAATTGAGGTCTCAAGGATTACCTGAAATTTCACTAGAGGAAGCATTCAAAATGTACTGTGATGGTGTCATTGGGTTCGGTCCATTTTGGGAGCATATGTTAGGGTATTGGAATGAGAGCTTGAAGAGACCAAACAATGTCTTGTTTTTGAAGTATGACGATATGAAACAAGACATTGTgtcaaatttgaagaaattggCAAGCTTTTTGGGGTTCCCTTTTTCCCCTGAGGAGGAGAAACAAGGAGTGATTCAAGACATAGCTAAGCTTTGTAGCTTTGaggaaatgaaaaaattagatgtCAATAAAAATGGCAAATCAATCAAGGACATTGAAAATAAGTACTTGTTTAGGAAAGGTGAAGTGGGTGATTGGGTGAATTATTTGTCCCCTTCAATGGTCAAACAATTATCCCTCATCATGGAGGAAAAGTTAGATGCTTCTGGTCTATCATTCAAGGTGGCCTCCCAGCTCGgcaaataa